A single uncultured Acetobacterium sp. DNA region contains:
- a CDS encoding LysR family transcriptional regulator, protein MRISYLNTFVEIIKHQSISRAAEELHLSQPAVTKQLKIIEEYYGVVLIQRHDNKIIPTREGQKLYICAVNILTENHELIQLFKGELDDTTGHIDLIASNYPSQYILPELIRERSALYENITYSIKTTTSQDVYYKVRTGLYKFGFVGIEKDIPNIDTLEISTSNMVLIGLKEKYNFLLETPQEIREQNFILRAKGSGTLQEIKKHLSHLDMKRVKTFIECDTNELAKELILTGIGIGYFFEDAVKNYINDGTLILLDNRKIKRHFYYIYNTHRYMSMIETSFHQHILEKYSH, encoded by the coding sequence ATGCGAATATCTTATCTAAATACTTTCGTTGAGATTATCAAGCATCAAAGTATTTCCCGAGCGGCAGAAGAACTACACCTTTCTCAGCCAGCTGTTACAAAGCAATTAAAAATCATCGAAGAGTATTATGGTGTCGTTTTGATTCAGAGACATGATAATAAAATCATCCCAACCCGCGAAGGGCAAAAACTCTATATCTGCGCAGTTAATATACTGACCGAAAATCATGAGTTAATTCAACTTTTCAAAGGTGAACTGGACGATACTACCGGACATATTGATTTGATTGCCAGCAACTATCCGTCCCAATATATTTTACCGGAATTGATTCGTGAACGATCTGCTTTGTATGAAAATATAACTTACAGCATTAAAACAACAACGAGCCAGGATGTTTATTACAAAGTACGAACGGGTCTGTATAAATTCGGTTTTGTTGGCATTGAAAAAGATATCCCCAATATTGACACCTTAGAGATTTCCACTTCTAATATGGTTTTGATTGGCCTGAAAGAAAAATATAACTTTCTCCTTGAAACCCCCCAGGAAATAAGAGAACAAAACTTTATTTTAAGAGCAAAAGGCTCCGGAACTTTACAGGAAATTAAGAAGCATCTCAGTCATTTGGATATGAAACGGGTCAAAACCTTTATCGAATGCGATACCAATGAATTAGCAAAAGAACTCATTCTCACTGGCATTGGTATTGGCTATTTTTTTGAGGATGCCGTGAAAAATTATATCAATGATGGCACCCTGATTCTTCTCGATAATCGGAAAATAAAACGCCATTTTTATTATATCTACAACACTCACCGATACATGTCGATGATTGAGACTTCTTTTCATCAACATATTCTTGAAAAATATTCCCATTAA